A genome region from Coffea arabica cultivar ET-39 chromosome 7e, Coffea Arabica ET-39 HiFi, whole genome shotgun sequence includes the following:
- the LOC113700518 gene encoding putative UDP-rhamnose:rhamnosyltransferase 1, whose product MADNRKLHVAVFPWLAFGHLIPFFEVAKFIAQKGHKISFLSTPRNMNRLPTLPPDLVPCFDFVNLTLPRIENLPENAEATMDVPPEDIHFLKKAFDGLEDELTQFLESSTPDWIIYDFAPYWLPPIAAQLRISRAHFFVINAWFLDFFGPTSVMIDSPKKDLTLKDYTAPPKWIPFPTNLAYRMYEWKRTLETSNKPGGSVTDTYRLGSAISGCDMIIIRHCFEFEPLWLNLLEELHHKPVIPLGLMPPGDQEIETIDKNESWVAIKEWLDEQKKLSAVYVALGSEVGLSQDELTELALGLELSGLSFFWALRRSDSLELPNGFLERVKDRGIVWETWAPQSKILSHDSVGSFLTHCGWSSIIEGLEFGRALIMLPIAVDQGLNARILVDSKVGVEIPRDENDGSFTRNSVAESVKKVTVCEDGQIFRDKAKELSYVFGDKDMHNRYMIMIMS is encoded by the coding sequence ATGGCTGACAATAGGAAATTACACGTAGCAGTGTTCCCATGGCTAGCATTTGGCCACCTGATTCCATTTTTTGAGGTGGCCAAATTCATAGCTCAAAAGGGCCACAAAATTTCCTTCCTATCCACCCCTAGGAACATGAATCGCTTGCCAACTTTGCCTCCAGACTTAGTCCCGTGTTTTGATTTCGTTAATCTCACATTACCAAGGATAGAAAACCTTCCCGAAAATGCAGAGGCCACTATGGATGTTCCCCCTGAAGACATCCATTTTCTCAAGAAAGCATTTGATGGTCTTGAAGATGAGTTGACTCAGTTCCTTGAGTCTTCAACTCCTGATTGGATTATTTACGATTTTGCTCCTTATTGGTTACCTCCCATTGCTGCTCAGCTTAGAATTTCTCGTGCCCATTTCTTTGTGATTAATGCAtggtttttggatttttttggacCAACATCGGTCATGATCGATTCCCCCAAGAAAGATTTGACTCTTAAGGATTACACTGCCCCCCCGAAATGGATTCCATTTCCTACGAATTTAGCATATAGGATGTACGAGTGGAAACGGACTCTGGAGACGTCAAACAAGCCTGGAGGGAGCGTTACTGATACGTATCGGCTTGGCTCGGCCATATCGGGGTGTGACATGATTATAATTCGTCACTGCTTCGAGTTTGAACCGTTATGGTTGAACCTGCTCGAAGAACTTCATCATAAGCCAGTCATTCCACTCGGTCTCATGCCACCAGgtgatcaagaaattgaaaccaTTGACAAAAATGAATCGTGGGTTGCAATCAAGGAGTGGCTTGATGAGCAGAAGAAGTTGTCTGCGGTTTATGTAGCTTTGGGGAGTGAGGTGGGACTGAGTCAAGATGAACTCACTGAGTTAGCTCTTGGATTGGAGCTGTCAGGTTTAAGCTTCTTCTGGGCTTTAAGGAGGTCTGATTCGTTGGAGCTACCAAATGGGTTTCTGGAGAGAGTTAAGGACCGAGGGATTGTATGGGAAACTTGGGCTCCCCAATCCAAGATACTAAGTCATGACTCGGTCGGCAGTTTCTTGACCCACTGTGGCTGGAGTTCTATAATTGAGGGACTTGAGTTTGGTCGAGCACTAATAATGTTACCAATAGCTGTTGATCAAGGTTTGAATGCAAGGATTCTGGTGGATTCAAAGGTGGGTGTAGAAATTCCAAGAGATGAAAATGATGGTTCTTTCACTAGAAATTCTGTGGCCGAGTCAGTTAAGAAAGTAACAGTTTGTGAAGATGGTCAGATTTTCAGGGATAAAGCAAAGGAACTGAGTTATGTATTTGGAGATAAAGATATGCACAATAGGTacatgataatgataatgagtTAA